The following proteins are co-located in the Streptomyces bottropensis ATCC 25435 genome:
- a CDS encoding class I SAM-dependent methyltransferase — translation MTQPTDIRRVPGAFRPFRVLDAYSCIGGATEGLRAAFGPDCHITGVDIETQPDYRGDDFHQGDAVAFILAHGHRFDFIHTSPPCQGEGAPTKGTNAVRNAAIGRTYPRLIAPTRAALETTGRPYVIENVAGSEVRKDIRLCGEMFGLAVIMHRYFELGRWTTARPAHPRHRGRVRGWRHGEYFDGPYVAAYGKGGGKATVEEIRDAKRIDWSTDHLRLREALPPAYTEWIGRAYLATLAPASGVAA, via the coding sequence ATGACGCAACCCACCGACATCCGGCGAGTGCCGGGCGCGTTCCGGCCCTTCCGGGTCCTGGACGCCTACTCCTGCATCGGCGGCGCCACCGAGGGACTGCGCGCCGCGTTCGGCCCCGACTGCCACATCACCGGCGTGGACATCGAAACCCAACCCGACTACCGGGGCGACGACTTCCACCAGGGCGACGCCGTCGCCTTCATCCTCGCCCACGGCCACCGCTTCGACTTCATCCACACCTCCCCGCCCTGCCAGGGCGAGGGCGCCCCGACGAAGGGCACCAACGCCGTCCGCAACGCCGCGATCGGCCGGACCTACCCCCGGCTCATCGCCCCGACCCGCGCCGCGCTGGAGACCACCGGCCGGCCGTACGTGATCGAGAACGTGGCCGGCTCCGAGGTCCGCAAGGACATCCGCCTGTGCGGGGAAATGTTCGGCCTCGCCGTGATCATGCACCGTTACTTCGAACTGGGCCGGTGGACGACTGCACGGCCGGCCCACCCTCGCCATCGGGGCAGGGTGCGCGGGTGGCGGCACGGCGAGTACTTCGACGGGCCGTACGTGGCCGCCTACGGCAAGGGCGGCGGCAAAGCCACCGTGGAGGAGATCCGCGACGCCAAGCGCATCGACTGGTCGACCGACCACCTGCGTCTGCGCGAGGCTCTGCCGCCCGCCTACACCGAGTGGATCGGCCGCGCCTACCTCGCCACCCTCGCCCCCGCGTCGGGGGTGGCCGCGTGA
- a CDS encoding FtsK/SpoIIIE domain-containing protein: MSENVVHLHKPTDTPPLDGTAPTVLTVVPDAPPARPVPLWVRSGRAVKSAVTHERTGATVRAVARHGAYTFNGGRIVARRTWDGKTGARYERMIRAAEAAGNLEAAEEWEERLQRFRAARHHRRMDLLHSPVEAAKGVAVGAGMSIGVLVALGVVMAINNGDIGDVITPLAATIDFIALLIRIVQIVWGPALTVGPFLALLALWAVGSKQQAAPQWALPANVRSGEGEPITPSIVVKALRDLGVPALRNAIKEMGDAGASMLGPIRIAGCGIEVDVTLPSGVSTNEVQQRRRKLAENLTRHEHEVFITIPEAARTVRLWVADSGALDEPIGPSPLVTDETMTADYAKGKAPWGQDLRGDAAALSLYQRHLLITGLSNQGKTVALRSLALWVALDRSVQFLMGDLKGVGDWNMFDGLATTLIQGPTDEHVIQVTEMVEGAVEEMNRRLQAPPGTQFPALIVLVDEAQVAFMCPVKDEDKRPYGGSKSNSRYFMAVRKLHNQGRAVNVLLWQGTQDPTDQNLPKLVREGAHTRASLALGTESQARMALGDKAVDGGAAPNLLRPGLDQGTLVVASSGIDIPKGQSSITVRTHYIDDDAAKALTARAKALRDGVTTLHAIDQGEDRDPLDDIAAVVGDASRVLTQDVLKRLATLNGDAYGKWSFIDLKRVLDGTGAEPYKSDGRMVIGRDRLTRALTNRDEDGSASTV, from the coding sequence ATGTCTGAGAACGTCGTTCACCTCCACAAGCCCACCGACACCCCGCCCCTCGACGGCACCGCGCCGACCGTGCTCACCGTGGTCCCGGACGCTCCGCCGGCGCGGCCGGTGCCGCTGTGGGTGCGTTCCGGCCGCGCGGTGAAGTCGGCCGTGACGCACGAGCGAACGGGTGCGACGGTGCGGGCGGTGGCCCGGCACGGTGCCTACACGTTCAACGGCGGGCGGATCGTGGCCCGCCGCACCTGGGACGGCAAGACCGGGGCCCGCTACGAGCGGATGATCCGCGCGGCGGAAGCCGCGGGGAACCTGGAAGCGGCCGAGGAGTGGGAGGAGCGGCTGCAGCGCTTCCGCGCCGCCCGCCACCACCGCCGCATGGACCTCCTCCACTCACCCGTGGAGGCCGCCAAGGGCGTCGCCGTCGGCGCAGGCATGAGCATCGGTGTCCTGGTCGCGCTCGGGGTGGTCATGGCCATCAACAACGGCGACATCGGCGACGTCATCACCCCGCTCGCGGCGACCATCGACTTCATCGCCCTGCTCATCCGGATCGTTCAGATCGTGTGGGGTCCGGCGCTGACTGTCGGCCCGTTCCTCGCCCTGCTCGCCCTGTGGGCCGTCGGCAGCAAGCAGCAAGCAGCACCCCAGTGGGCGCTTCCCGCCAACGTCCGGTCGGGCGAGGGTGAGCCGATCACCCCGTCCATCGTGGTCAAGGCGCTGCGGGACCTGGGGGTTCCGGCGCTGCGCAACGCCATCAAGGAGATGGGTGACGCCGGCGCGTCCATGCTCGGTCCGATCCGGATCGCCGGATGCGGCATCGAGGTCGACGTCACCCTTCCCTCCGGGGTGTCGACCAACGAGGTGCAGCAGCGCCGCCGGAAGCTCGCGGAGAACCTGACCCGGCACGAGCACGAAGTGTTCATCACCATCCCCGAGGCCGCCCGCACGGTCCGGCTGTGGGTCGCCGACTCGGGTGCGCTGGACGAGCCGATCGGCCCGTCCCCGCTGGTCACCGACGAGACGATGACCGCCGACTACGCCAAGGGCAAGGCCCCGTGGGGCCAGGACCTGCGCGGAGATGCCGCCGCTCTCAGCCTCTACCAGCGCCACCTCCTGATCACGGGCCTGTCCAACCAGGGCAAGACCGTCGCCCTGCGCTCCCTCGCCCTGTGGGTCGCACTCGATCGATCGGTGCAGTTCCTCATGGGCGACCTCAAAGGCGTGGGCGACTGGAACATGTTCGACGGTCTCGCCACCACCCTGATCCAGGGTCCGACGGATGAGCACGTGATCCAGGTGACAGAGATGGTGGAGGGGGCGGTGGAGGAGATGAACCGCCGTCTCCAGGCCCCGCCCGGAACGCAGTTCCCCGCGCTGATCGTGCTGGTCGACGAAGCGCAGGTGGCGTTCATGTGCCCGGTCAAGGACGAGGACAAGCGCCCCTACGGCGGGTCGAAGTCCAACTCCCGGTACTTCATGGCCGTCCGCAAGCTCCACAACCAGGGCCGTGCAGTGAACGTGCTGCTGTGGCAGGGCACCCAGGACCCCACCGACCAGAACCTTCCCAAGCTGGTACGCGAGGGCGCCCACACCCGCGCCTCCCTCGCCCTCGGCACCGAGTCTCAGGCCCGCATGGCGCTGGGAGACAAGGCGGTCGACGGGGGCGCCGCGCCGAACCTGCTGCGTCCGGGCCTGGATCAGGGAACGCTGGTCGTCGCCTCCTCCGGCATCGACATCCCCAAGGGCCAGTCGTCCATCACCGTGCGTACGCACTACATCGACGATGACGCGGCCAAGGCGCTCACCGCCCGTGCCAAGGCCCTGCGCGACGGCGTCACCACCCTGCACGCCATCGACCAAGGCGAGGACCGCGACCCGCTCGACGACATCGCCGCCGTCGTCGGCGACGCCTCCCGCGTCCTGACTCAGGACGTCCTCAAGCGGCTCGCCACCCTGAACGGAGATGCCTACGGCAAGTGGTCGTTCATCGACCTCAAGCGCGTTCTCGACGGCACCGGAGCGGAGCCCTACAAGTCCGACGGCCGCATGGTCATCGGCCGCGACCGTCTCACCCGCGCCCTCACCAACCGCGACGAAGACGGTTCCGCTTCCACCGTCTGA
- a CDS encoding RRQRL motif-containing zinc-binding protein: protein MVARAAYFDPTGATYGIPTYPWRCAPDGYATRRTLRALGLRPGGQPVAAQVMRGRHRRGPLVAYLYRIDLAVPVRPMTSRKWGALALAMLARRTCPSCRITYSYCIPTSLGTCVPCAYPNPHGPVDQGGQP, encoded by the coding sequence ATGGTGGCCCGCGCCGCGTACTTCGACCCGACCGGTGCCACCTACGGCATCCCCACCTACCCGTGGCGGTGTGCCCCGGACGGCTACGCCACCCGCCGGACACTGCGCGCGCTCGGGCTTCGTCCGGGCGGCCAGCCGGTCGCGGCTCAGGTGATGCGCGGCCGGCACCGGCGCGGCCCGCTGGTCGCCTACCTCTACCGGATCGACCTCGCGGTGCCGGTGCGGCCGATGACCTCGCGCAAGTGGGGCGCCCTCGCGTTGGCGATGCTCGCCCGCCGTACATGCCCGTCCTGCCGGATCACCTACAGCTACTGCATCCCGACCTCGCTCGGCACGTGCGTGCCCTGCGCCTACCCCAACCCGCACGGACCCGTTGACCAGGGAGGTCAGCCGTGA